In the Topomyia yanbarensis strain Yona2022 chromosome 3, ASM3024719v1, whole genome shotgun sequence genome, one interval contains:
- the LOC131691182 gene encoding retinol-binding protein pinta-like has protein sequence MPNIRPLNPDLARKAREELNEVPERIDNDLAALRTWLAKSPHIKARDDDQFLVTFLRGCKYSLERAKEKLDMFYTVRSALPELMKNRDPSDKDLAAILRTGCFVPFPQTETPDGPRLVLVRPGVGDPSMFSMQQVFKLQTMILDIMMKEDDNLCIAGQVGIADMSHTTMAHFLQFNPTLMKKISLLGQDASPLRMKGAHHIHTPPGFETIFNMFKGFMNAKNRSRLFVHGSNMEALFKEIPQRLFPEEYGGEAGSIQSIVDEWVKKVESYQDYFKEEEQYGTDETKRIGKPKNAESLFGFEGSFRKLEVD, from the exons ATGCCGAATATACGACCACTAAATCCAGACTTGGCTAGAAAAGCTAGGGAAGAGCTAAACGAGGTACCGGAGCGAATCGACAATGACCTGGCTGCGCTTCGAACATGGCTGGCAAAAAGCCCCCATATCAAAGCCCGAGACGATGATCAATTTCTGGTGACGTTTCTACGAGGTTGCAAATATAGCTTGGAACGCGCGAAAGAAAAACTGGACATGTTCTATACGGTGCGATCGGCTTTGCCAGAGCTAATGAAAAATCGCGATCCATCCGACAAGGACTTAGCCGCTATACTTAGGACCGGTTGTTTCGTACCTTTTCCTCAGACGGAAACACCGGACGGTCCTCGATTGGTGCTCGTCAGACCCGGTGTTGGTGATCCATCCATGTTTTCAATGCAGCAGGTGTTCAAATTACAGACGATGATTTTAGACATAATGATGAAGGAGGATGATAATCTATGTATTGCTGGCCAGGTCGGAATCGCGGATATGTCACATACAACGATGGCTCATTTCCTACAGTTCAATCCGACCTTAATGAAAAAGATTTCTTTATTAGGTCAAGATGCGTCACCACTTCGTATGAAAGGAGCTCACCACATTCACACTCCACCTGGATTCGAAACTATATTCAACATGTTTAAAGGATTCATGAAcgcgaaaaatcgatcaaga CTATTTGTACATGGAAGCAATATGGAGGCTTTGTTCAAAGAAATCCCCCAGCGTTTATTCCCAGAGGAATACGGCGGCGAGGCAGGGTCTATTCAATCCATTGTGGATGAATGGGTGAAAAAAGTTGAGAGCTACCAGGATTATTTCAAAGAAGAGGAACAATACGGGACAGATGAGACGAAACGAATTGGGAAACCCAAAAATGCAGAAAGCCTTTTTGGTTTCGAAGGGTCATTTAGAAAGCTAGAAGTCGATTGA
- the LOC131689630 gene encoding somatostatin receptor type 5-like has translation MNVSIYDYPREMWYIIPFWELLLKTLTFIPVITFGIFGNIALLCIICTIRPLRTPTNILIANLAVADLATVVICPIMFMVHDFYQNYVMGEVGCKLEGFLEGSLLITSVLCLSAISYDRLTAIVFPRHSRLTTRGVSVLVFCAWFFGFLLALPLNVFRTYKERQWNNYLESFCAENTNFLPQYWHVLITALVWFPLLVMVCCYSLIFLKLDRYEKRVLNREHPISVRYKRKVVKSMFIVLVVFILFRIPFTTLVFIRYNRFVNERTNQLGLDFSILWYTSHYLMFLNAAINPLIYGLTNDNFRRAYNKTKVWRCFWDNDRLNKMNSQKQPAVVAISKLQPRGPCANDQLVNRSDWIAYPKNDALTAISVETRSSQLKPTTEDTGKGSFFASNLINAEQPQFKNSKLQSSGYI, from the exons ATGAACGTCAGCATTTACGACTATCCACGAGAGATGTGGTACATAATTCCATTCTGGGAGCTACTTCTCAAAACTCTAACCTTCATTCCCGTCATCACGTTTGGCATCTTCGGCAACATTGCTCTACTGTGCATCATCTGTACCATCCGGCCGTTGAGGACACCGACGAAtattttgattgcgaatttggcTGTTGCGGATTTGGCAACTGTCGTGATATGTCCAATCATGTTTATGGTGCATGACTTCTATCAAAACTATGTAATGGGAGAAGTTGGATGTAAACTAGAAGGTTTTCTGGAAG GTTCATTGCTGATCACGTCTGTACTATGTCTAAGCGCCATCAGTTACGATCGTTTGACAGCTATTGTGTTTCCTAGACATTCCCGACTAACTACTCGAGGAGTTTCGGTCCTAGTGTTTTGTGCATGGTTTTTCGGTTTTCTGTTAGCATTACCCTTGAATGTCTTCCGTACCTATAAGGAGCGGCAGTGGAACAACTATCTGGAGTCATTTTGTGCAGAAAATACCAATTTCTTACCTCAGTACTGGCACGTGCTGATCACTGCTCTCGTTTGGTTTCCACTATTGGTAATGGTTTGTTGCTACAGTTTAATTTTCCTGAAATTGGATCGTTACGAAAAAAGGGTTCTGAACAGGGAACACCCTATTTCAGTGCGCTATAAGAGAAAAGTGGTCAAATCCATGTTCATAGTATTAGTGGTGTTCATTTTATTTCGAATTCCATTCACAACATTAGTTTTCATACGCTATAACCGTTTTGTAAACGAAAGAACTAATCAATTAGGATTGGACTTTTCAATCCTTTGGTACACGTCCCATTATCTGATGTTCCTCAACGCAGCAATCAATCCTTTGATATATGGGTTGACTAATGACAACTTCCGGCGGGCTTACAATAAGACCAAAGTGTGGAGATGCTTCTGGGATAATGATCGTTTGAATAAG ATGAATTCCCAAAAACAACCTGCAGTGGTTGCCATCAGTAAATTGCAACCTCGGGGTCCCTGTGCAAATGATCAACTCGTTAACCGTTCCGACTGGATTGCATACCCAAAAAATGATGCTTTAACCGCGATTTCCGTTGAAACGAGATCATCTCAACTGAAGCCTACTACCGAGGATACCGGCAAAGGATCGTTCTTCGCGTCTAACCTGATAAACGCGGAACAGCCCCAGTTTAAAAACAGCAAACTACAGTCGTCTGGATATATTTAA
- the LOC131693676 gene encoding neuropeptide Y receptor type 2-like gives MKTGFSLLSENAPLLRIPAPRFFWAVPMPINTSLYSYPAEVWEQIPNKDIIIKLFVSIPIVLFGILGNVTLLEIILSSRALRTSAHLLIANLALIDLITLVLCPPIFLLHDIHQSYVLGPIGCKLEGFIEGGLLITSILALCVVSYDRLAAIVLPAKARMKRNCAMLTIGLCWCLGFAAALPLAIYRNFKERDWNNFHETFCSEDNEIMPTYWNYVIVMLVWMPLGVMTVTYSAIFCKLDRYEREAMHREHPMVVRYKSRVARTLFIVLMTFVVVRIPFTIMIIVYYKNVDKFNTFEVNESFVILWWLAKMSFIFLYSAMNPVIYGMTNRTFRKAYKNSKILGKLWRFSEEKTSDEPNTKRQLTFSRKILWPRGPCEQDKLDKQTQRQWGSKNRYIVANWLNSTIRYKDRRRSPAQQDGKDQKAEANDTKSSGTAQNS, from the exons ATGAAAACTGGATTCAGTCTGCTGTCGGAAAATGCCCCCTTACTGAGGATTCCAGCACCAAGATTTTTCTGGGCTGTGCCTATGCCG ATCAATACATCCCTATACTCCTACCCAGCGGAAGTTTGGGAACAGATTCCGAACAAAGACATCATCATCAAGCTGTTCGTTTCAATTCCGATAGTTCTGTTCGGAATTCTGGGAAATGTTACTCTGTTGGAAATCATCCTCTCAAGTCGGGCTCTGCGAACATCCGCCCATTTGCTCATAGCAAATTTGGCCCTGATCGACCTGATTACGCTAGTTCTGTGTCCTCCGATTTTTCTGCTGCACGATATTCATCAAAGTTACGTTCTGGGTCCGATTGGTTGTAAACTGGAAGGTTTCATCGAAG GTGGATTACTAATAACTTCAATTCTCGCACTTTGTGTGGTAAGTTACGATCGGCTGGCCGCTATCGTGCTTCCCGCGAAAGCTCGTATGAAAAGGAACTGTGCAATGCTAACCATCGGACTGTGTTGGTGTTTGGGATTTGCTGCTGCTCTCCCACTGGCGATCTATCGCAATTTCAAGGAACGCGATTGGAACAATTTCCATGAGACGTTCTGCTCTGAGGATAATGAAATCATGCCCACTTATTGGAATTACGTCATTGTGATGTTGGTGTGGATGCCTCTGGGAGTAATGACGGTGACTTATAGTGCCATCTTTTGTAAACTGGACCGGTACGAGAGGGAAGCTATGCACAGGGAACATCCCATGGTGGTGCGGTACAAAAGTCGAGTGGCAAGAACATTGTTCATAGTGTTGATGACATTTGTGGTGGTGCGGATACCGTTCACAATAATGATCATAGTTTACTACAAGAATGTAGATAAATTCAATACATTTGAG GTCAATGAGAGTTTTGTTATACTTTGGTGGTTGGCCAAGATgtctttcatatttttgtactcTGCAATGAATCCAGTGATATATGGCATGACCAACAGAACGTTTCGTAAAGCTTATAAAAATTCTAAGATTCTTGGAAAGTTATGGAGGTTCAGTGAAGAGAAG ACAAGTGATGAACCAAATACTAAGAGACAGTTAACGTTCTCTCGAAAAATTCTATGGCCCCGAGGGCCATGTGAGCAGGACAAATTAGATAAACAAACCCAGCGTCAATGGGGAAGCAAGAACAG ATATATTGTTGCAAATTGGCTAAATTCTACCATTCGGTACAAGGACAGACGTCGAAGTCCTGCACAACAGGATGGGAAAGACCAGAAGGCTGAAGCTAATGATACAAAATCCTCCGGAACGGCACAAAACAGCTAG
- the LOC131689631 gene encoding retinol-binding protein pinta-like, which produces MVKIRPLSDALSKKAHLELNERPERIEEDLNALRQWIAKSPHIRSRIDDQFLVCFLRGCKYSLERAKEKLDMFYTVRTMSPELIRSRDPLDPKILEIIRLGVGLPLPNTETPDSPRVLLIRPAAYDPSCFTIEEVIRISTMANDIMMIEDDNFVIAGQIGILDLANVTMAHFLQFTPSFVKKMTMMSQEASPLRQKGFHYINTPHGFEVVFNMFKTFMSEKNKSRLYVHGHDLDSLYRHVPKRLLPLEYGGDAGPIQDIIDQSVEKMLSYRDYFLQEDQYGTDESKRPGRPRSAESLFGVEGSFRRLEVD; this is translated from the exons ATGGTGAAAATTCGCCCTCTTTCGGATGCACTCAGCAAGAAAGCTCATCTGGAGTTGAACGAACGACCCGAACGCATCGAGGAAGATTTGAACGCCCTACGGCAATGGATCGCCAAGAGTCCCCACATCCGATCGCGGATCGATGATCAGTTTCTGGTTTGCTTCCTCAGAGGATGTAAGTACAGTCTGGAGCGAGCGAAGGAAAAACTGGACATGTTCTACACTGTCAGAACAATGTCACCGGAGCTGATTCGGTCCCGGGATCCGCTGGATCCAAAGATTCTAGAAATAATCCGGCTTGGTGTCGGACTTCCGCTTCCGAACACGGAAACTCCCGATTCACCCCGAGTGCTGTTGATTCGGCCTGCTGCCTACGATCCGAGTTGCTTCACTATTGAGGAGGTGATACGTATTAGTACCATGGCAAATGATATAATGATGATTGAAGATGACAATTTTGTAATAGCTGGACAG ATTGGAATTTTGGATCTGGCCAATGTGACAATGGCTCACTTTCTACAGTTTACGCCGAGCTTTGTGAAGAAAATGACAATGATGAGCCAGGAAGCATCCCCGTTGCGGCAGAAAGGATTCCACTATATCAATACTCCACACGGGTTTGAAGTTGTGTTTAATATGTTCAAAACATTCATGAGCGAGAAAAACAAATCTAGG CTTTACGTTCACGGACATGATCTGGACTCACTGTATCGACACGTTCCCAAACGATTGCTTCCATTAGAATATGGAGGAGATGCCGGACCAATACAGGACATTATCGATCAAAGCGTAGAAAAAATGTTATCCTACCGCGACTACTTCCTGCAAGAAGACCAGTATGGAACTGATGAGAGCAAACGACCAGGGCGACCAAGAAGTGCTGAAAGCCTGTTCGGTGTTGAAGGATCCTTTCGGAGACTCGAAGTGGATTGA
- the LOC131687144 gene encoding uncharacterized protein LOC131687144 yields the protein MADERKFSELELTKQNIVDSMALLEYYAKEFDKDSKFAGQVEAWAEKLEKFYDEFHRTVVKLEMFSTDKEPIDLKKERQLFDGRYYALRSFYLAKLAKKTRSPPSANPAPSRPMNIRLPELNLPKFSGKLEDWCVFRDSFESAVGSRSDISAVEKMHYLKGLVQGEAARILDPIKISEQGYKDAWRTLRLRFENNRQLIKCHIRTLFDTPAMRKESAEDLLALIDRFEQQISVLKSLGEPADRWSSILVYQLSIRLDPCTLREWENHCSKLDADNIASVLGGTAGTSEDTSTGASTSMPSYVTMVNFLQNYARVLQAVSSATSNTAPPRSKPNPTSKLAAFPVAATQQTAVSSTPSSSASKPKPCDKCGESHYLYSCPEFRKLNLRQRIDLVRQKNLCINCLRSSSHYARNCSGSRCRTCTKKHHTLLHTEPSDDNPASGQATGSTCCVALQPTLTAASALHAPNSLSPQSVSQAPIQQPSTSTSIANLSHMHAPSMSSQTALVSHTGEVIPGTVFLPTALVNIRNGRGRIVTARCLLDCASQRNFVSGALCERLQLPRIRLPHAIPISGIGNTTTLVEYQATITIFSRVTPFSVQCSMLVLPSITVKLPQSAVEARHWPIPKHVELADPTFAVTGDIDMILGAAHFFQILRYGRISLGEELPLLQNTEFGWVVSGECLLENHDHSDPRKCQFSNPCTIDELVNRFWQLEEVHDAKGWSPSERYCEEHFLKNTTRNSEGRYVVKLPKRDELLWQLKDNKYNATRRFFSLERSLGASPDKKAMYQQFIHEYVRLGHMREIGPDEIDAQPQYYLPHHAVMKLDSTTTKLRTVFDASCRSKSGISLNDVLLPGPTIQDTLVTIVLRFRIHQFVISADIEKMYRQILVHPTDQPLQRILWRDDPEAPLKSYQLRTVTYGTSSAPFLATRVLQKLADDEGQHFPLAEPAVRHDFYVDNLLSGSDEAESLAVTCNQLIAMLACAGLPLRQWSSNCQAILDTIPLELRETKTLLDLDHESSVTALGLRWEPSTDFLSFKTPNWKECTVLNKRTILSQISSLFDPLGLIGPTIAKAKIMLQSLWKLHLDWDTPVANGFAHEWQEFHHKFSALAHLRVSRHVLRPGYDRLEIHGFSDASESAYGACIYLRSIPAEGPCTVRLVISKSKVAPMGTQTIPRLELCAAQLLSRLLKQVQDSIDITATTYLWTDSSIVLNWISATPSTWKTFVANRVAEIQELTSHAVWNHVPSEDNPADLVSRGMDLDELLASALWWNGPQWLKLIFGPWPAKYVVATSNSDQPEVRQTIALPVVSVEPSDIVDRYSSLRQLLRIGTLLRRFAANCLHRKNHQPILVGPLTALDIDRTLLNLVRRIQQQYFANEIRQLETVGKVNRKSKLRYLHPTLVDGIIRVGGRLHNAAIPVDGRHPIVLPKHRLTDMIATREHHKTLHAGPSLLLSSLRQRFWPLGGRNLVRNIVHGCMVCARAKPKPLQQLMGDLPSVRVNQAYPFQNVGVDLAGPMYVRTSLRNKRSPFFKAYITVYVCMATKAVHLDLVSDLTTSTFIASLRRFVGRRGKPAHIYCDNATNFVGAQRELEELRKLFRTQVHQDAVANECADNGIQFHFIPPRSPTFGGIWEACVKSVKTLLRKILGNAHLTESELQTALIQVESMLNSRPITPLPDNPSDELALTPGHFLIGRPLNAVPDPDCREVPESRLSRWERVQQLTQHFWSRWHKEYLATLQSRYRWTEAMDNLAVGSIVALKDERAPPLKWPLGRVLSVHPGPDGLVRVATVKSTFGIVQRAIPKLCLLPVEVAPPIVAQSPAPISSPTSTTPNEGPCSGNRAAGRDPGPCSGNRAAGRDPGPCSGYRAAGRAPGPYSGK from the coding sequence ATGGCCGACGAGAGGAAATTCAGTGAGTTGGAGCTGACGAAGCAGAATATTGTCGATTCAATGGCTTTGTTGGAATATTATGCGAAGGAGTTCGACAAGGACAGTAAGTTTGCGGGCCAAGTAGAAGCGTGGGCGGAAAAGTTGGAGAAATTTTACGACGAGTTTCACCGGACGGTGGTGAAATTGGAGATGTTTTCCACCGATAAGGAGCCAATCGACCTGAAAAAGGAACGGCAGTTGTTCGACGGTCGCTATTATGCTCTTCGGTCCTTCTACTTGGCCAAACTGGCGAAGAAAACACGTTCTCCCCCTTCTGCCAACCCCGCACCATCGAGACCAATGAACATCAGGCTTCCGGAGCTTAACCTACCCAAGTTTAGCGGTAAGTTGGAAGACTGGTGTGTTTTTCGCGATTCATTTGAATCCGCAGTAGGTTCCCGGAGCGACATCAGTGCGGTCGAGAAGATGCACTATCTGAAGGGCCTCGTTCAAGGAGAGGCAGCGCGCATTCTCGACCCTATCAAAATAAGCGAGCAGGGCTACAAGGACGCTTGGCGAACGTTGCGGCTGCGTTTTGAGAACAACCGGCAGTTAATCAAGTGTCACATTCGGACGCTTTTCGACACTCCAGCGATGCGCAAGGAATCAGCTGAAGATCTGCTTGCGCTGATCGATCGCTTCGAGCAGCAGATCTCCGTTCTGAAGAGCTTGGGTGAACCAGCAGACCGATGGAGCTCTATCCTGGTTTACCAGCTATCTATACGCCTCGATCCTTGTACGCTCCGGGAATGGGAGAACCACTGTAGCAAACTCGATGCTGACAACATCGCTTCGGTTCTGGGAGGAACCGCCGGCACATCAGAGGACACAAGCACTGGTGCGTCAACTTCAATGCCATCATACGTGACGATGGTAAACTTCCTCCAGAACTACGCTCGAGTTTTGCAAGCAGTTTCTTCAGCCACTTCGAACACCGCTCCTCCTCGCAGCAAGCCAAATCCGACATCCAAGCTAGCAGCCTTTCCAGTCGCAGCTACACAGCAAACTGCAGTATCCAGTACACCCTCTTCCAGCGCCAGCAAGCCGAAGCCGTGCGACAAGTGCGGTGAGAGTCACTACCTGTACAGCTGTCCGGAATTTCGGAAACTCAACCTTCGCCAACGGATCGATCTGGTAAGACAGAAAAACCTTTGCATTAACTGTTTGAGATCGAGTTCCCATTATGCCCGGAACTGTTCTGGGTCAAGATGCCGTACATGTACCAAGAAGCACCACACGCTTCTTCATACTGAGCCCTCTGACGACAATCCCGCTTCTGGTCAAGCCACCGGATCAACTTGCTGTGTTGCCCTCCAGCCGACTCTCACCGCAGCATCTGCGCTGCATGCTCCAAACTCACTGTCACCCCAGTCTGTTTCGCAAGCTCCCATCCAGCAACCGTCTACCTCTACCTCAATCGCAAACTTATCCCACATGCATGCGCCTTCCATGAGTTCTCAGACTGCCCTCGTATCACATACTGGTGAAGTGATTCCTGGAACCGTTTTCCTTCCGACGGCGCTAGTGAATATCCGTAACGGTAGAGGTCGCATCGTCACTGCTCGTTGCTTGCTGGACTGTGCTTCCCAACGCAACTTTGTTTCTGGGGCTCTTTGCGAACGACTGCAGCTTCCTCGCATCCGATTGCCGCATGCTATCCCGATAAGCGGAATCGGAAACACTACAACGCTGGTTGAATACCAGGCCACGATAACCATCTTCTCTCGAGTCACTCCCTTCTCCGTACAATGCTCCATGCTCGTTCTGCCTTCCATTACCGTCAAGCTGCCCCAGTCGGCGGTAGAAGCCCGCCACTGGCCGATTCCAAAGCACGTGGAGCTTGCAGATCCAACATTCGCTGTTACTGGCGACATCGACATGATTCTGGGTGCCGCCCATTTCTTCCAAATTCTTCGATACGGCAGGATATCGCTCGGGGAAGAGTTACCGCTTCTGCAGAATACAGAGTTCGGTTGGGTCGTCTCCGGAGAGTGTTTATTGGAAAACCACGATCACAGCGATCCACGCAAGTGCCAGTTCAGTAATCCCTGCACAATCGATGAATTGGTCAACCGATTCTGGCAGCTCGAAGAAGTCCACGATGCAAAGGGATGGTCTCCGTCGGAACGATACTGTGAGGAACATTTCTTGAAGAACACCACCCGCAACTCCGAAGGCCGCTACGTCGTCAAGCTTCCCAAGCGTGACGAGCTGCTTTGGCAGTTAAAGGACAACAAATACAACGCCACCCGCCGCTTCTTCTCTCTAGAACGCTCACTCGGTGCGAGTCCCGATAAGAAGGCGATGTATCAGCAGTTCATCCACGAGTACGTGAGATTGGGACATATGCGGGAGATTGGCCCCGATGAAATCGACGCGCAACCGCAATACTACCTTCCACACCACGCTGTGATGAAACTCGACAGCACCACTACAAAGCTTCGTACCGTATTCGACGCATCATGCCGCTCGAAGTCCGGTATCTCGCTGAACGACGTCCTGCTTCCTGGTCCCACAATCCAGGACACTCTCGTGACGATTGTCCTCCGTTTTCGAATCCACCAGTTCGTGATATCTGCggacattgaaaaaatgtacCGGCAGATTTTGGTCCATCCCACCGACCAACCGCTGCAGCGAATTCTCTGGCGCGACGATCCCGAGGCTCCACTGAAGAGCTACCAGCTCCGCACCGTCACATACGGCACAAGCagtgctccatttttggcaactaggGTGCTGCAGAAGCTCGCCGATGATGAAGGGCAACATTTTCCGCTGGCGGAACCCGCTGTCCGCCACGACTTCTACGTCGACAATTTGCTGTCCGGTTCTGACGAGGCTGAATCTCTCGCCGTTACCTGCAACCAGCTCATTGCAATGCTCGCATGCGCAGGACTTCCTCTCCGACAATGGTCTTCGAATTGTCAAGCTATTCTTGATACCATTCCGTTGGAGCTCCGAGAGACGAAAACACTACTCGATTTGGACCACGAGTCCTCCGTGACTGCACTTGGCCTCCGCTGGGAACCGTCGACCGATTTTCTTTCGTTCAAGACGCCGAATTGGAAGGAATGCACGGTTCTGAACAAACGAACGATCCTCTCTCAGATCAGCAGTCTTTTCGACCCCTTAGGTTTGATTGGACCGACCATTGCAAAGGCGAAAATCATGCTGCAGAGTCTTTGGAAGCTCCATCTCGACTGGGACACACCCGTGGCTAACGGATTCGCTCACGAATGGCAGGAATTTCACCATAAGTTTTCAGCACTTGCCCACCTTCGAGTTTCTCGCCATGTGTTACGTCCGGGTTACGACCGCTTGGAGATTCACGGGTTCAGCGACGCTTCAGAGTCTGCATATGGTGCATGCATCTATCTCCGGTCAATACCTGCCGAGGGCCCTTGTACAGTTCGCTTGGTGATTTCTAAGTCCAAGGTCGCTCCGATGGGGACTCAAACCATTCCACGCCTCGAGCTATGCGCAGCTCAACTCCTGTCCAGACTTCTGAAACAAGTTCAGGACAGCATCGACATCACCGCAACCACATATCTGTGGACCGATTCTTCCATCGTCTTGAACTGGATATCCGCAACTCCATCGACATGGAAAACGTTCGTAGCCAACCGAGTGGCTGAAATCCAAGAGCTGACGTCTCACGCCGTTTGGAATCACGTCCCATCCGAAGACAATCCCGCTGATCTCGTTTCTCGAGGAATGGACCTCGATGAACTCCTTGCCAGTGCACTGTGGTGGAACGGACCGCAGTGGCTGAAACTAATATTCGGTCCTTGGCCAGCGAAGTACGTCGTAGCGACCTCAAACTCAGACCAACCGGAGGTCCGACAGACTATTGCCCTTCCGGTCGTGAGCGTAGAACCGTCAGATATCGTCGATCGCTATTCCAGTCTTCGTCAGCTACTTCGGATCGGCACACTTCTTCGACGTTTCGCCGCTAATTGTCTCCACCGTAAGAATCACCAGCCTATTCTTGTCGGCCCGTTGACGGCTCTTGACATTGATCGCACTCTGCTCAATCTGGTCCGTCGCATACAACAGCAGTACTTTGCCAACGAGATACGCCAACTTGAAACCGTCGGAAAAGTAAACCGTAAATCCAAGCTACGGTATCTGCACCCGACACTCGTAGACGGCATTATTCGTGTCGGCGGCCGGCTTCACAATGCAGCGATACCTGTCGACGGAAGACACCCGATCGTCCTCCCCAAACATCGTCTCACCGACATGATCGCCACGAGAGAACACCATAAGACGCTCCATGCCGGTCCCAGCTTACTACTATCCTCGTTGCGCCAAAGATTTTGGCCCCTCGGCGGACGGAACTTGGTTCGCAACATTGTTCACGGCTGCATGGTATGCGCACGTGCCAAACCCAAGCCGTTGCAGCAGCTGATGGGGGATCTGCCATCTGTTCGGGTCAACCAGGCGTACCCGTTTCAGAATGTTGGCGTTGACTTGGCTGGGCCAATGTACGTGAGAACGTCACTCCGAAATAAGAGATCGCCATTCTTCAAAGCCTACATCACCGTATACGTATGTATGGCTACCAAAGCCGTGCACTTGGACCTTGTGTCGGATCTGACCACTAGCACATTCATTGCGAGCCTGCGAAGATTTGTTGGCCGTAGAGGAAAGCCTGCGCATATCTACTGCGATAACGCCACTAACTTTGTTGGAGCACAGCGAGAACTGGAAGAACTGCGGAAGCTTTTCCGAACTCAAGTTCACCAAGATGCCGTAGCAAACGAATGCGCAGACAACGGAATACAGTTCCACTTCATCCCACCTCGCTCTCCCACATTCGGTGGAATCTGGGAAGCCTGCGTGAAATCCGTGAAGACCCTGCTTCGCAAAATCCTCGGAAATGCCCACCTAACCGAATCCGAGCTGCAAACCGCATTGATTCAGGTCGAGTCAATGCTAAACTCTCGCCCAATCACGCCGTTGCCGGACAATCCATCCGATGAGCTTGCTCTGACTCCAGGACATTTCCTGATTGGTCGTCCGTTGAATGCGGTACCTGATCCAGATTGCCGTGAAGTTCCTGAATCCAGGTTGTCTCGATGGGAACGAGTACAACAGCTAACTCAGCATTTCTGGAGTCGTTGGCACAAGGAGTATCTCGCCACCCTGCAAagtcgctaccgctggacagaagCCATGGACAATCTAGCCGTTGGTTCCATCGTCGCTCTCAAAGATGAGAGAGCACCGCCGTTGAAATGGCCCCTGGGACGCGTGCTCAGCGTTCATCCCGGCCCTGACGGCCTTGTTCGTGTCGCCACCGTGAAGTCGACCTTCGGCATCGTTCAACGCGCCATCCCGAAGCTCTGCTTACTTCCAGTTGAAGTAGCGCCACCCATCGTAGCACAGAGTCCCGCACCAATTAGCAGCCCTACGTCAACAACGCCAAATGAAGGCCCTTGCTCAGGGAACCGAGCCGCCGGACGAGATCCCGGCCCTTGCTCAGGGAACAGAGCCGCCGGACGAGATCCCGGCCCTTGCTCAGGGTACAGAGCCGCCGGACGAGCTCCCGGCCCCTACTCGGGGAAATGA